In Streptomyces dangxiongensis, one DNA window encodes the following:
- a CDS encoding SPFH domain-containing protein encodes MSTTTSHTPPESEGYPDGGAVGPVTRPARLIQNEATTEIPVHLLFRDDPDPVRAPLRPAVVARRQGTGEQPRQGRPAPVRRRPQVEVDPELVERPARVLPGAAGVLAGVCGLTGCLTAAWWAGLLPPQASEALRLPAYAGAGLGPAQWAAYAGAGALGAFGFGGLTRCRTGRAWVLGLFGRYRGTVRRTGLLWVNPLVRRRRMDVRLRHWRSEAMAAADPDGMALRVVVLVVWRVRDTARALLGVEDHEGYLRECVEAALARVPVEPAGGTRGGATAAGDALTRLVAAETAPVGVEVFSVQPVRVEYAPEVAPAMHRRRIAALDARQRASMLNSVVDSVEDTVTRLTVRGLVELDDYERKVLVRDLTVAFCSGRGEPV; translated from the coding sequence ATGAGTACCACCACATCGCACACACCACCCGAGTCCGAGGGGTATCCGGACGGCGGCGCCGTGGGTCCCGTCACCCGGCCCGCCCGCCTCATCCAGAACGAGGCGACCACCGAGATCCCCGTCCATCTGCTCTTCCGGGACGATCCCGACCCGGTGCGGGCGCCGCTGAGGCCGGCCGTGGTGGCCCGCCGGCAGGGCACCGGCGAACAGCCCCGCCAGGGCCGCCCGGCCCCGGTGCGCAGGCGGCCCCAGGTGGAGGTCGACCCGGAGTTGGTGGAGCGCCCGGCGCGGGTGCTGCCCGGGGCGGCCGGGGTGCTCGCCGGAGTGTGCGGGCTCACCGGGTGCCTGACCGCGGCCTGGTGGGCGGGCCTGCTGCCGCCGCAGGCGTCGGAGGCGTTGCGCCTGCCGGCGTACGCGGGCGCGGGTCTCGGCCCGGCGCAGTGGGCGGCGTACGCCGGGGCCGGGGCGCTCGGCGCGTTCGGTTTCGGCGGGCTGACCCGGTGCCGGACCGGGCGGGCCTGGGTGCTCGGCCTGTTCGGCCGCTACCGGGGGACGGTCCGGCGCACCGGGCTGCTCTGGGTGAACCCGCTGGTGCGGCGCCGCCGGATGGACGTGCGGCTGCGGCACTGGCGCAGCGAGGCGATGGCGGCGGCGGATCCCGACGGGATGGCCCTGCGGGTGGTCGTGCTGGTGGTGTGGCGGGTGCGGGACACCGCGCGGGCCCTGCTCGGTGTCGAGGACCACGAGGGTTATCTGCGCGAGTGCGTGGAGGCGGCGCTGGCCCGGGTGCCGGTGGAGCCGGCGGGTGGGACGCGGGGCGGGGCGACGGCGGCCGGGGACGCGCTGACCCGGCTGGTGGCGGCGGAGACGGCGCCGGTGGGCGTGGAGGTGTTCTCGGTGCAGCCGGTCCGGGTGGAGTACGCCCCCGAGGTCGCTCCCGCGATGCACCGGCGCCGGATCGCCGCGCTGGACGCCCGGCAGCGGGCCAGCATGCTCAACTCGGTGGTGGACTCGGTGGAGGACACGGTCACCCGGCTGACCGTGCGCGGGCTGGTCGAACTCGACGACTACGAGCGCAAGGTGCTGGTCCGTGATCTGACGGTGGCGTTCTGCTCGGGG